One region of Sus scrofa isolate TJ Tabasco breed Duroc chromosome 3, Sscrofa11.1, whole genome shotgun sequence genomic DNA includes:
- the LOC100736868 gene encoding cardiotrophin-2-like produces MPVSWKADAAFWSPHSCLCLSLVQLQYQGSPFSDPGFSAPELQLSSLPPAAVSFKTWHALDDEERLSRAQGAFLALTQHLQLVGDDQSDLNPGSPILLAQLGAARLRAQGLLGNMAAIMTALGLPIPPEEDTLGLVPFGASAFERKCRGYVVTREYGHWTDRAVRDLALLKAKYPG; encoded by the coding sequence ATGCCAGTCTCATGGAAGGCAGATGCAGCCTTTTGGTCCCCTCACTCCTGTCTGTGTCTGTCCCTCGTGCAGCTCCAGTACCAAGGCAGCCCCTTTAGTGACCCTGGCTTCTCAGCCCCTGAGCTCCAGCTCAGCAGCCTGCCTCCTGCTGCCGTCTCCTTCAAGACCTGGCATGCCCTGGATGATGAGGAGCGTCTGAGCCGTGCCCAGGGGGCCTTCCTGGCCTTGACCCAGCATCTCCAGCTCGTGGGGGATGATCAGAGCGACCTGAACCCTGGCAGTCCCATCCTGCTGGCTCAGCTCGGGGCTGCAAGACTCAGGGCCCAAGGCCTACTGGGCAACATGGCTGCCATCATGACGGCCCTGGGCCTGCCCATCCCCCCAGAAGAGGACACTCTTGGGCTTGTCCCCTTTGGGGCCTCTGCCTTCGAGAGGAAATGTCGAGGCTATGTAGTAACTCGAGAATATGGCCATTGGACAGACCGAGCTGTGAGGGATTTGGCTCTGCTCAAGGCCAAATACCCTGGATAG